The genomic window AGATTGAAGCTGAGGTAGAAGAGGCTTTAATTCCAAAACTAAGTCTTCAACCATTAGTTGAAAATGCCATATATCATGGAATTTCCCAGCTCGACGGTGAAGGCATGATTATCATACGTGCTTTTTTACCCTTGAATCATAGACTAACTGTTCAAGTCATTGATAATGGGATTGGCATTCAAAAGAGCAAAAACGAATCAGTTCATAAAAACCATGGTATAGCATTAGCTAACCTAAAGGAAAGATTAGAGTTAATGTTTAAAGATGATGCTTCTGTACAGTTAATTCCGTTAGAACAAGGGATAAAAGCCGAAATACAATGTCCTTTTTATTAAACTTAAATGGTAAAGGTGGGGATTTTCTTGTGGAAAGTATTACTCGTTGAAGATGAAATATTGGTTCGAGAAACTGTCAAAGAGATGATCAATTGGGAACAATTTGGCTTTCAAGTTATTGGAGAAGCTGGCAATGGGGAGGATGCTTTACACTTTATCAGGGAAGAACAACCAGATCTTGTGATTACAGATATCCTGATGCCAATCATGAATGGTGTAGAACTTTTAAAACAGACAAGGGCAGAAGGCTTCCAGACAAATTTTGTCATGTTGTCGTGCATGAGTGACTTTGAATATGTCCAACAAGCATTGGAATACGGAGCTTCAAATTATTTGTTAAAACATACGATGGATATCGATGCGATTGAAAATATGCTGAAAAAGATTAGACCAGAAATAATTAAACGCATCAATGGAAATTCCAAAGAAATCGAAGAGTATTATCAAAAGATTTGGAAACAAGTTTTAACAAGTCCTCCACAAGAACATATGGAGCTGGGAAAACCACCTTTTATTCCGGAGACTTATACCTTAACGATTGTCATGACTTATAAGAAACTTTTGGAAAAGGATATTTTTCCAAAGGATGAAGAAGCAATCATTCACTTTTTTCAAAACAATGGACAATCAACGGTTTTCTATTGGTCAGAAAAAATACCTTTAATAAAAAGTAACGGGATTACACAGAAAATAGTTTATTCCTCACTATCTAATTTATCTAACATAAGTGTTGAATGGAAATCGTTATTACAAAAATTAGACCTAGCGTGGTATGGATTGGATGAACCTACCACTAATAGTAAACAACAACAGTCCTCAGAGCGAGGGGAAGAGCTTTGGGAAATTGAGAATGAGATTATTCAAGCATTTATGCAAATGAAACAAAAAACGTGTATAAAGTTAATTGATGATCTATGGTTTCAACTGCAACAAAATGTAGTTTCATTGACGGTTGTTAAAGAGATTGCCTTAGGCTTAAATAATATCTTTTGCCGAGTTAGCAATACACCTGACCAAGAGACAGAACTAATTATTACTAGTACAAGCCATGACCAACTAAAAGAAAAGCTGTTAGAGTTTACTAATCGTTATCTAGAGTACAGAAAGAATCAAAAATGCGCTTATACGGATCATAGCGAAATAAACAAAGTTATAGAGTATATTCAAATGAACTATGATGAACAAATTACAGTAAAAATGATGTCGCTATATATAGCAATGAACGAAAATTATTTAAGTAGTCTTTTTAAAAAGAAGACAGGTTATTCACTCATTGAATACCTTCATAAAATACGGATTACCCATGCAAAAGATTATTTAGAAAAGACTAATTTACCGATCAGTGTGATTAGTCATAATGTTGGCTATGAAAATGATAACTATTTTATCAAAATGTTTAAGCGACTAATGAATATAACGCCAAATGAATATCGATGCCAAAAAAAGAACTAATATATGTTCAACTAATTCATAAGATTTGTTCGTTATTTAAAAGAGAAAGCGCTGTTATAGTTTAACTTGTAAAGAATAACTCAAATCTTAGGGGGTTTAATTATGAGATTTAAAGAAAAGGCTTTCATTTTTATCACGTTCCTTTTACTAATCAGCGTCTTAGTAGCTTGTGGGAATGACAAAACATCAAGTACCGATGCTACTAAAACTGAAAGTACTGAAGGAAAAGATGAAGTAATTACACTTCATTTCTGGGGTGGTGTTCCTGCAGAAAACGGTCCACAGGATGCTGTTGATGCTTGGAATGCTAACAATCCAAATGTTCAAATTGAATATACTCGTTATGTCAATGATGATAGTGGAAATCTACGTGTAAATACGGCACTTCAGACAAAGCAACAAATTGATATTCTAATGTCACATTCACCAAACGATTTTGAACAACGAGTTGAATCAGGCTTTGTTTTAGATTTAACTGAATTTGAAGGATTTGATATTGAAGGGAAAATCGGTGCAGCTGCAGCTAGATGGAAAAGAAACGATACGTATTATGCGGTACCGACAAATCTAAATGCCCAATTCTTTTTATTAAACAAAGATTTACTAGACCAAGCTGGTTTAGCTGTTCCAGAAAACTGGACGTGGGAAGATGTTCGTGAATATGCGAATGCGTTAGATACAGATACACAAATCGGATATGCAATTGATCACGGGAACCTAAACGGAATTATTTTAAATGCCTTAATTGAAGATGGATGGGTAAAAGAAGACGGAAGTTCGAACTTAGACCATCCGAATGTAAAAAAAGGTCTTGAATTAATGTATGCAATGATGCACCAAGATCAAACGATGCCTAAATATGCAGAACAAGTAGCGACAAACATGGCAGTAGATCATATGTTTTTAAATGGTGAAATCGCAATGTACCAAGCGGGTGCTTGGAAGTTTCGTATGACAAATAACTTAACTGATTATCCAAGAGATTTTAATATTGCGTTTGCTCCGGTTCCATCTTTTGCTGGTCAAGATAACCCAGCTCATACTGTTGAAGATGCAATCTCAATTATTTCTTATTCAAAGCATGCTGAAGCAGCTTGGGAATTTATTAAATGGTATGCAGATGAAGGAATGCTTGCTCTATCTCCAGGTGGTCGAGTTCCAGCGTCAGTGGATGCACCAATTGAGGAAGCTTTAGCTCTTATTACAATAGGTGCTACAGAAAGCTATGACCAAGCTTCTTTAAGTAATGTTTATAGTTTAGAAACTACAAAGCCAGTAGTAGTACCACCTTACCAAGTTCTTGATGCAATCGTCAGAGAGTTTGAAAAGTACTATTTAGGGGATCAGTCAATCGACGACACAATAGAGCGGATGGTCAAGTCTCATAATGACCATTTAGCTAGAAACTAACATTTATATAAGACAATCGGAGAGGGAGAAACTATTTAATAGAATCTCCTTTTCTTTTTCCCAGTTAAGGAGGTAGAGGATTTTGAAGTGGATGCGTAAACAACAATTGCTAGGCTATTTATTTATTTTACCTAGCGTTACTGGGATCACTTTGTTCTTTTTTGTCCCGTTAATTTTTACAATCGCACTTAGTTTTACCAGTTGGCGCGGGCCAACTGGTATCGGGACAGAATTTATTGGTCTACAAAACTTTCAACGGTTATTTAATGATGAAATCTTTTATACGGCTTTTGGAAACACCATTATCTATTTATTACACGTTCCAGTCGCTGTCATCTTAGGTTTTATTATCGCCAATATCCTAAATAAACGAGTTTTTATGAAAAGTAGCTTAAGGGCAATGTTTTTTTTTACCTTACCTGACAAGTAGTATTGCGATTGGATTTGTATGGATGCTTTTATTCCATCCGACTCAAGGTCCAATCAATGAGATCTTAAAGTTAATTGGGATTTTGAATCCCCCGGGTTGGTTATCATCAACAAGTAGTTCTATGTATGCCATCAATATTATGTCTATTTGGCAAATCTTAGGGTTTAATATCATTATTTATTTAGCCGCCCTTCAGGACGTTCCAGAAGAGCTTGAAGAAGCAGCCAAAATGGATGGAGCAAAACGTTGGCAAATCACAAGACATGTCATCTTCCCGCTTGTTAGCCCGATTACATTATTCCTACTTATAATTGGAATGATTAATACCTTTAAAAACTTTGGTCTGATTCAAGCTGTTACAGGCGGAGGACCTGGTGATAGCACCACTGTTTTAGCTCTATATGTCTATCAAACTGCTTTTAGATACTATGAATTAGGGTATGCATCTGCAATAGCGGTCATTCTTTTTCTAGTCATTTTAGTTATTACGTTGGTGCAATGGTATGGACAGAAAAAGTGGGTTCATCACTAATGAAAGGAATGCTGAACGATGCAAATAAAAGTGAATAAACAAACCAGTGTTCAAAAACCACGTTTCAAGCTAAAAGGAAATGACCATTTGAAGAAAGTCGGGCTGACAGTTGGTATGTTAGTCATTGCTCTTTTTATGATTATGCCTTTTTTATGGATGATCAGTACATCCCTAAAAACACCATCGGAAGTATTTGATTTTCCGATTAAGTGGATCCCTGCTGATATTCAATGGGATCATCATTTAAAGGTTTGGACTGGTGAAAATAGCTTTTTAAAATATTATGCAAACTCTTTAAAAATTGCCGTTATTGGTTCAGTTGGAGCCATTTTCATTGGATCCTTAGCTGCCTATGGATTTGCGAAAATTCATTTTAAAGGTAGAGATCTGATATTCCTCTTTTACTTACTAATGATGATGGTTCCACCGCAAGTTCTATTCGTACCGAAGTTCATCATGTTTGATTTTGCGGGGATCTATAATACGCATTGGGCATTAATTATACCGACAATGTTTACGATTTTTGGAGTGTTTTTTCTAAGACAATTTTTCTTAAGTATACCGAATGAAATTTCAGAGTCAGCATTTATAGATGGGGCAGGGCATTTTCGAATTTTCTTCCAAATCTTTCTTCCGCTAGCTAAGCCAGCGATTATGACATTCGCTATTCTCGATTTTTCTTGGAACTGGAATAACTATGAGGATGCGCTTGTGTTTTTAATCGATGAAAAGTTATTTACAGTACCTCTGGGATTAAACAATTTTGTTAATGAATTTACGATTGATTATAACGGGATGATGGCTGCTGCTTCAGCCTCGATTATTCCAATTCTCATTCTCTTTTTCATTGGACAACGATACATCATTCAAGGTGTTGCAAGCTCTGCAGTTAAAGGATAATTCGTAAAAAGTGGGGTCTTAACATGGGAACAGGATTAACAAGTGGATTTTATAAAATAACAGAATGGTTTATGAGATTGGTCTACGTAAATGTACTTTGGATCATCTTTACCTTACTAGGAGGCGTTGTATTCGGTATCATGCCGGCAACAGTAGCCTTATTTACCCTTTTGCGTAAGTGGCTTAGGGGAGATGACCAAATAAAAGTATGCCGTTTCTTTTGGCAAACCTATAAATCAGGATTTATCAAATCGAATGTACTAGGGTTTATTCTCATATTTATTGGCATTGTTCTGTTTTTTGATATTAAATTTTTCCAACAGCTAGATGGAGGTATTTTTCAGGTGCTGGAATATCTAATGTATGGACTTGTGATCCTCTACCTAGTGATCCTTATGTATATTTTTCCGGTTTTTACTCATTACGATGTGAGTTATTGGCAATATTTAAAGCACGCTTTATTTATTGGGATCACAAAACCAT from Anaerobacillus sp. CMMVII includes these protein-coding regions:
- a CDS encoding response regulator; its protein translation is MWKVLLVEDEILVRETVKEMINWEQFGFQVIGEAGNGEDALHFIREEQPDLVITDILMPIMNGVELLKQTRAEGFQTNFVMLSCMSDFEYVQQALEYGASNYLLKHTMDIDAIENMLKKIRPEIIKRINGNSKEIEEYYQKIWKQVLTSPPQEHMELGKPPFIPETYTLTIVMTYKKLLEKDIFPKDEEAIIHFFQNNGQSTVFYWSEKIPLIKSNGITQKIVYSSLSNLSNISVEWKSLLQKLDLAWYGLDEPTTNSKQQQSSERGEELWEIENEIIQAFMQMKQKTCIKLIDDLWFQLQQNVVSLTVVKEIALGLNNIFCRVSNTPDQETELIITSTSHDQLKEKLLEFTNRYLEYRKNQKCAYTDHSEINKVIEYIQMNYDEQITVKMMSLYIAMNENYLSSLFKKKTGYSLIEYLHKIRITHAKDYLEKTNLPISVISHNVGYENDNYFIKMFKRLMNITPNEYRCQKKN
- a CDS encoding ABC transporter substrate-binding protein; this encodes MRFKEKAFIFITFLLLISVLVACGNDKTSSTDATKTESTEGKDEVITLHFWGGVPAENGPQDAVDAWNANNPNVQIEYTRYVNDDSGNLRVNTALQTKQQIDILMSHSPNDFEQRVESGFVLDLTEFEGFDIEGKIGAAAARWKRNDTYYAVPTNLNAQFFLLNKDLLDQAGLAVPENWTWEDVREYANALDTDTQIGYAIDHGNLNGIILNALIEDGWVKEDGSSNLDHPNVKKGLELMYAMMHQDQTMPKYAEQVATNMAVDHMFLNGEIAMYQAGAWKFRMTNNLTDYPRDFNIAFAPVPSFAGQDNPAHTVEDAISIISYSKHAEAAWEFIKWYADEGMLALSPGGRVPASVDAPIEEALALITIGATESYDQASLSNVYSLETTKPVVVPPYQVLDAIVREFEKYYLGDQSIDDTIERMVKSHNDHLARN
- a CDS encoding carbohydrate ABC transporter permease, whose protein sequence is MKWMRKQQLLGYLFILPSVTGITLFFFVPLIFTIALSFTSWRGPTGIGTEFIGLQNFQRLFNDEIFYTAFGNTIIYLLHVPVAVILGFIIANILNKRVFMKSSLRAMFFFTLPDK
- a CDS encoding carbohydrate ABC transporter permease encodes the protein MLLFHPTQGPINEILKLIGILNPPGWLSSTSSSMYAINIMSIWQILGFNIIIYLAALQDVPEELEEAAKMDGAKRWQITRHVIFPLVSPITLFLLIIGMINTFKNFGLIQAVTGGGPGDSTTVLALYVYQTAFRYYELGYASAIAVILFLVILVITLVQWYGQKKWVHH
- a CDS encoding carbohydrate ABC transporter permease; amino-acid sequence: MQIKVNKQTSVQKPRFKLKGNDHLKKVGLTVGMLVIALFMIMPFLWMISTSLKTPSEVFDFPIKWIPADIQWDHHLKVWTGENSFLKYYANSLKIAVIGSVGAIFIGSLAAYGFAKIHFKGRDLIFLFYLLMMMVPPQVLFVPKFIMFDFAGIYNTHWALIIPTMFTIFGVFFLRQFFLSIPNEISESAFIDGAGHFRIFFQIFLPLAKPAIMTFAILDFSWNWNNYEDALVFLIDEKLFTVPLGLNNFVNEFTIDYNGMMAAASASIIPILILFFIGQRYIIQGVASSAVKG
- a CDS encoding YesL family protein translates to MGTGLTSGFYKITEWFMRLVYVNVLWIIFTLLGGVVFGIMPATVALFTLLRKWLRGDDQIKVCRFFWQTYKSGFIKSNVLGFILIFIGIVLFFDIKFFQQLDGGIFQVLEYLMYGLVILYLVILMYIFPVFTHYDVSYWQYLKHALFIGITKPFKTIVIAFGLIGIYFLLNFMPGLLPFIGVSSFSLILMSGSLSIFLSLEELNKTITTEPETT